In Rhinolophus sinicus isolate RSC01 chromosome X, ASM3656204v1, whole genome shotgun sequence, a single genomic region encodes these proteins:
- the TCEAL8 gene encoding transcription elongation factor A protein-like 8 → MQKSCEENEGKPQNMPKAEEDRPSEDVPQEAEGNPQPSEEGVSQEAEGNLRSGLTEPGQGFKEDTPVRNLDPEEMLRGVDELERLREEIRRVRNKFVMMHWKQRHSRSRPYPVCFRP, encoded by the coding sequence ATGCAAAAGTCttgtgaagaaaatgaaggaaaaccaCAGAACATGCCAAAAGCCGAGGAAGACCGCCCTTCAGAAGATGTACCGCAGGAGGCAGAAGGAAATCCTCAGCCTTCCGAAGAAGGTGTAAGCCAGGAAGCAGAAGGAAATCTAAGAAGCGGGCTGACTGAACCTGGCCAGGGATTTAAAGAGGACACTCCCGTTAGGAATTTGGACCCTGAAGAAATGCTAAGAGGAGTAGATGAATTGGAAAGGCTTagggaagaaataagaagagtAAGAAACAAGTTTGTGATGATGCATTGGAAGCAAAGACATTCACGCAGCCGTCCTTATCCTGTGTGCTTTAGGCCTTGa